Part of the Candidatus Bathyarchaeota archaeon genome is shown below.
AGGCCTCCAAAATTATAAAAACTGAGCTGGGTAAGGCCGCTATGGTCTTAACGATAATAGCCGTTTTAGCGGCCGCAGGCTACTTACTACTCCGGATGGGGATTATATCCTCATTAGAGGGCAAGTTCTCCGCAGTTTTAAATCCAGGTATTAGGGTGGCTATGCCCCTGGTGGAATCGGTGGCGGAGCATAGGCCTGGAACCTGGGCATCCATCTTCTATGAATTCGGCGCCTTAATATTCCTGGGTACATTCGGGTTCTATTTTACGGCGAGGAGTGGAAGGCCCGGAGACATATTCCTCATCTTGTTCGGGTTGACATCCGCCTATTTCGCCTCATCCTTCGTTAGATTAACTCTCCTAATGTCGCCTGCGTTCGCGATCCTCTCGGCCATGGCCATAAACGAGTTGGCGAAGCCCTCCCTCAGCCTCCTCAAGGAAAAGGTCGCTCTACCTAGGCGGAAAGTCATCGCGAGGGTCGGCAAAGAATACGGTGTGGCAGGCATCATGATAATACTAATAGCGTTGATGCCCACGTTCTATTATGCCACTAGATCCGCCTACTCCCCCACCACGATAGCGACCTCAAGCATACCAGTGGCACCATCTGGAGATGAAGTCGTAAAATACCAGGATTGGCTCCACGCCCTCCTCTGGATGCGAAACAATCTTCCCGACGATGCGGTGGTGATGTCCTGGTGGGATTACGGGTACTGGATCACGGCGATCGCCGACAAGAGGTCCTTAGCCGATAACGGCACGATAAACGCGACGCAGATAGCCGTGATCGCATGTACATTTCTGTCCAATGAAACGTGGGCCATACCCATAATGAAGCGATATAACGTAACCCATGTAGCGATCTTCGTAACCTGGACGAGGGATGAGAAGGGGGGAATACGCTACTACGGCTACGGAGAGGACAATAAATGGTATTGGATGGCTAAAATAGGAAACGGTACAAGCATAGGGGATTTAACCTTCCACTTCTATCAGAGAAGGCTCGAGGATGAAGTAAGGTTTACCCGCATAGTCTCCTCAGGCGGCAAGATGCTCGCAAACGATACAATAGCGGGCAAATCGGGGATAGCCGATACCACCATCCTTGGAAAGATGATCATGATGGGGATATCGCCTGGAAGCACTGAAAGCGATTATTTAGAGAACGTCTTTACATCAGCTAACCGGTTCGTCCTAGTGTACAAGGTATTATACCTGAAAACCGCCAATTTAACGCTTGAATTATCTCCTAAATCCATCACCTATGGAGAATCCATCGCCGCCCTAGGTCAACTAAAGAGCCCTGAAGGTGAGCCGATCCCGGGAAAGGAGGTAATAGTAGAATCCCTCCGGCAAGGAGCCACCACATGGGAGGAGATCACAAGGGTGAACACGAGCCGGAATGGTACATATCTGGTCACCTGGAACCCCCAAGCGGGAAACTACAGCATAAGGGCGAGGTGGCCTGGCGAGAAAGGCGCATATACGGAATCCATAAGCCCACTCCAGCAACTCACCGTGAACAGGTCAAGTGCAGGGATCACCTGCGAACTATCGAATTCAACCATAACCATAGGTGATGAGGTGAGGGTGAGGGTCGGCTTGTCAATACCTACAAACGAGGGAAATGTAACCCTACAGTATAGGGTAGAGGATGGCGAGTGGACCCCCATCAAAGTAGGACTGCTCGAGAATGGAACGTATCTTACCACGTGGAGCCCTGAGGCGACGGGTAGAATCGAGGTTAGGGCGGTTTGGAGCGGCGGCTTCAACTATAACCCCGCCGCGAGCGATCCGGTGGTTCTTGAAGTAAAACCCAAGGAATGATAAACAGCTAATGTTTTCTCAGATGGGCAGGGGTTCCAAATTTCATGATCACCTTCAACTAAATGATCTTTTATTATTGGCTGGGTGGATTGGGACGGTCATCCCCGCCCGGTCTTCTCCTATACTTTACGTAACTGTCCTTTGGTGAGAAGCGTGCGGGATGGGGTATGTAGGTTTCACCGTTACACCTAAGGCAGTTCTCCTTCAACGTATACTCGCCGCACGTTTTACACCGCCGTATTCTCCATCTCATCCTAAACGCCGCCCTTCCCCATCGTGTTTCTTTATAACGTTTATAGCCTCTTTTACTGCTTCGTTGAGGAGGCTCTCGGCCTCCGGATAACTTCCCGCAACTGCTTCTATCCTATACTTGGGTGATCCTATGGTATAGGCTCTTATCCTGGCTCTGCGGGGTTTTTTCACCTCCTTAGCCTTCATGAGGCTTTCCTTTATGGCATCTATCCCATCCGGCGTTATACATGTAAGCTCGATCGTGGCCGTTACCTTAGATTCTTCAAGTTTTATCTTGGCCTTAGCGAGCTCCGCGAGCGCCTGGACCCACTCCTTGGGTAGCTCCAATCCCCTGAATGCCTTTTCGCCCTCCTCCACGGCCTCTTCCAAAGCCTCGTATACCGAGGCATACTTCGACAATAATTTTTCTTTCAACTCCTCTAAATTGAAACTTCCCCCCAACTGTTCTGCAGCGGCCTTCAAGATGGAGGAGGCCTTCTTCTCGCGCTTCCATTCAAGCATCTTCTCCACTTTTTCCCTTCCAGTAACCCTTCTGAGGGAGAGGTCTATCTGTCCACGGCTGGGATCGACCCTTAACACCTTTAGTACTAGCTTCTCCCCCTCCCTAAGGTGATCCTTTATGTTCCTAACCCATTTAGTCGATACCTCGGATATGTGGATCAGCCCCTCTTTACCCGGATACTCATCTAGAGAGACGTATGCGCCGTATCCGACTATGCGCTTCACGGTCCCGATTATTAGGTCTCCAACCTCTGGATACCCGTCTCGCACATCCTCAGGCTCTCGGCTCAATCTCATCTTAACTCCTGCATCGCTTCGCCCTTTATCCTCGCTTTCCCGCCTGTAGGTTCGGCGAGGGCTTCGTCGCAGACCCTGCACCTTATTAATGTGCTGGCCCTGTTGAAGATTATCTGTTCATTACCGCAGCTGCTACATTTAACTCTTAGGAAAAGGCTCCTCGGCCTCGGTATTAAATCGGCCTCCGACATTTCCGTCTCACTCGATTTGCAGTTTACTCAGCCTTTTACCTAGACGGTAGATTATGTATCCGCACTCCTTACATTTCAATTTTAGAAGCTGCTTCTTCGTAGTCTTAGCATGCTTCTTAAGCTCCGGCCATTTCTGGCCGCCGTAGCCATGCTTCTCCCTTTCATGCCTTCTAGCCCCCTCGGCTAACGCCCTTTCACGCCCCTTCTTATACAATGAGACCTCATGCTCCATGTGCCTTTTGCATCTCGGACAGTACGCGTTGATCTCCTTAGCTATCTTCATCAGGGTTTCAACCTCTCCGCTTTGTTGAAGCGATATGGAGGACTCCTATTTATTCTAATCGTTTCCTCCCTCATCCCAGTTAACCCTCACAGCTATACCCCTCTTTATCAATGGATCCGCGTTGCTTGCTGGGAGGGTGGCTAAGTCCTCGGTTTCGAAGGGGCCGTAGTTCTTGAGGTCGAGCCCCGTGATCTTGGGGAGCGGTTTCAGGAGGCGGAGCAGCAGCTTCCCCTCGCCTTCCTCGCGCCCCTCCTTTATGCCCTTCTCCGTTTGAGGTTTTAGGCTACCCCCCTCCATTAATGTTTTCTTAAAATTTTCAAGATGTTTCACAGCATCCTTTTCTTCAACGGTCAATTTGGATTGATCAGGCATCGCTCCGCCAAGTATTAAAGATTCGAAGATCTTCATGGCCCTCCTCTTCATTAGGTCCAAAAATAACGATTCCGCCCTCTCGAGCTCCCTCCTCCTGAGCGCACCTTCAATGCCTGAAGCCTCCTCCTGCCCCATGACCTTGAGCCCTTCCAAATATTCCTTGATCTCAGCGTAAAAATCCTCACATAAAGGCTGAAGCTCCACGCTATTTAATTCTCTATCCCATGCTTCGATGAGCTTCTGGTAAGCTCCTCCCAACCTGTTTCTCCCCCTTTATATGACCCTAAATTATCGGGTAAGCCCTCCCCTTGCATAATAGTAGGACTGCTGCCTCTATAGGCAACTCAACCTTCACTTTGCTATAGGGGCCGAACTCCTGGTCCATCAAACGGAATCTGGGGGCCTCCTCCACGTATACCTCGGCTTCACCGCCTTTAATGGCGACAGCATCCTTAAACGGATCGAATAGATCTACCCTGTTTAAAGGTATTTTGACCACTTTCATACCCGTCTTACTGTTCAGCGTTCCCTCCATCCGGATCAACCTATGTATATCTGTGGTGACGACCGTGTCTATTTTGACGGAAACTTCGTTTATGGCCTGTTGGGCTGCTTTGATCCACTGTCTCTTCCCTTTAGGGACCGCATCCTTTGAGCCCAGTTTTCCAAGGATTTTCCTCATCCAGTTAGGGGCGTCTAAAAAACTATTTTCCCTGCGCAGGTTTAGAAGGCTGAGGTCCACCCCAGTACCAGTGACATAATCCACTATTTCTTTGCGTTCCTCCCTCCCTAGCGGACTGACCTTATCGCTGATCACGTGGACATGGTATCCCCTGTGGCCGGTGAAGTTGACGTGGAGTTCTTCCTGGGAGAAGCCGAAATCGTCTGTGAGGAAATCTGTTAGTTTGACGACCTCCCTCTTGGCTGTGTTCAAACATTCCTCGCATATCCAGCTCTCTTCCCGGATTTTGCCTCCGCATTTGGGGCAGCTCTCCGGTGCATCTCCCACTCCTGCTTTGCCGCAGCCCAAGCACATCCACCTGTCATGCCTCAACTTACAGGGCAAGCTGAGGTGATCCGCGTCTATGTCGAAGATTAGATCCGATCCCAGCCATCCCTTTTCATCCATGCCCGCCTCAGGCCTCTCATAATAGGCTGAGGAATGGTACGCGTCGGCGGGCGTTAAATCGATTATAAATCTTTTTAGCTCCCCCGGATCTTTGAACCCCCTATGCCTCACCATGGTTCTGCCTTTAAATATTATAAAACCAAATTCCCTTTTACTTATAGATCTAGGAGATATTACGTCATCTATGTTAGTCCTATAATAGTTTGAAAACCACTTCTTTATGAAGTCATCAACTTCCAAATTTTTTCACTCGGGCTAAAGCATCCATCTTACGCTTATAGTAGAGTAGAGGATGCCTCATATTACTGCATGTCCCATCGGGATTAGCGCAGAGTCCATGGGTTCTGAGGGTCGCACACTTCGGCGGCGTATACTTCCTACCCGCCCCTCTGAACCCGCTTATATGCTCCACTTGATAACGCGTCTTTTCCAGATCGAAGTCCGAGGCCCCACTAAAAAGTTTTAAAACTTCATCGAGCGAAACACCTATGTTCACTAGAAAGGAAGTGAGGGTGAACCTTCCGATATGGGATACATTCCTCCCGGATGCCAAGTCTTCGTACAGGGCCTTTATACAAGGGGGGAATGCTGCCAGCGATATCTCTCCACCAGCGACATAGATAGACTCGGATGGCAGAGCCTCACATAGCTGCCCTAACTCATCCAACACCGGCTTGATATCATCCCTAAACCGAACTTGAACGCCTCCATTTATCTTCTCCTCGATCCTCCTCCTAACCTCCTCCTGCAAAAGTCTAGCGCACTCATCTCTAGTTAGGATCACACGCCCGCCCTCAACCCTCCTGTTTGCAAGGCGCCATCTAGACTCTCTTATCCAGATGGAATTCCTAAGATAATCGGCGAAATGTACTCCAAGGCGGACGGGATCCTCATCCAGCTCCACGAGGTCCCATGAAAATTCCTCAGCTATATCCCTTATAGTGTCCAGGTCCTCCTCCCTGAGGTACCGGTAAGCACGCTTGGCCTCAGCCAAAGCATACCTCTTTGTCAGGCGATCCTTCCTCAAAGAACCCACTATGAACATCGCAGCGGGAAACGATAAGAGTTCTATCTCATCCCTCTGACCCCATCCATGAATCTCAGCCCTTCGTATAGCTTGTTCTACCCTTTCTTTCGCCCTATCCAATATCGGTGAAAATTGGGGGGTCATCAATTCATCCATTTTGAGGTCTAGATCTTTCACGTATTCCGCAGCCTTTCTCATGAAAGGATACTTCGCCAATTCGGTTATTGAGGGCATTCCTCTATTCAGCTTCTATCCTTGGAGCTAGATAATAGGATAAGGCCCCCGATTGGGGCAATGGGAACTCGAGCTTCAACGGCATATTAGTGGAGAACTCTAGGCTGAGAATCTCCGAAGATGAGGCCCCTGCCCTTACCATATCCGCTAAATACGTGAGGTTGAAAGAGGCTTTGGAAGGCTCATCGACCGCGAACTCTATTACTGCGGGGCTGTCATTATCCAGTTCAAATCTAGCCGCATTTAACTCGCCCTCGACTAAAACCGTGAATTTTTCAGGGGTGGCCTCGAACGCCACGCTATCCCCTATGGCCTGCGCATCCTCTATGATCTCCTTCAACGACGTAGAGGCCATTTTCACCTTCGCTCTGAAGGCGATCTTGGGTGTGGGGGCCTTCTCCTCCACGGCCTCCAGAGTTGAAATTCTGAACTCCTTCTTAACCTCGTCTTTGACGGTTAACTCGATCTTCCTCGTCTCCACGTTATAGGTTATCTCTATCGTCTCGTTCGGCTTAGCCCTCTTCAGCAGCCTAATCAACCCGTCTAGGCTCAACCGTACAGTAGCGTACTGGGAACATTCATATTCCTGGAAGGCATCCTTCGGCAGGTCTAGATCCACCATCGCTACATGGGAAGGGTCCATGGCCCTTACCTTCAATCCGCCGGGATCTAAATCGAAGTTAGCCTCCTCCACCAATGTGGATACTGCGGACATGAGGTTCCTGAACAGTTTCGCATCCGAAATTACAGCCTTAAACAATGGTTTTCCCCTTTCTCCCCAATATATAGGATGGGGATCGATTATAATAAATTAAAATTTTTGTAGAAATCTTGTCCATAAAGGGGGGAGCCTAAGACATTTCACGCCAAGTATAGCCGCATTTAGTGCACCTAAAGAATTGGGTTGAGGACTCGTCAGCGCCCCTAGTTTGAACTATCCAGTAGAACGCCTCGTTATGTCCACATCTAGGACATTCAACCCTAGCCTTTGGGAGGGTCCTTATCTCCTGAGCCTTCCTCTCTATGACTATAACCTTCTCCTTTTCTCTTCTAACCCTTGAAAGGGCTTTATCAGCCTCTTTCGTCTCGAATCCGCATTTCGGACATCTCAGAATTATGGAATTCTCCCTTTTCACCGGGGCCATTATTATTCCGCATTTAGGACAAAATTTCATTTGACGATATCCCGCTCCAGCTCCCGGCTAGAAAGACGTAACGCCGGAATTTAACCTTTTGCTTCCGTCTTATAAATGCTGAAGAAAGAGGGGTCAGGGTGTATGGATGCGTAGCGTTGACTGAGAAGTTTCATATAATGGGTAATGAAAAGTCTATATCGTTCCCACATTCAGGGCAGAACCATCCTCCCTCAGATCTCCATAGAAGGTTTGAGGAGCCGCAGATTCCACATATTATATTGGGGATCCCCGCGCCTATACGGTGGATCCGGGGGTTCGGCTTAAGCTTCTCCGGATACTTTACGAGGCTTGGATGTCTATGATGGAATTCTATAGAGTCCTTTATGAACTCGACCGTTAACGTGTTCGGTTCTCTATATCCCTGAAAGACTGCGCCAGCGTATTCCGGTATGACCTTAAGGGAGGAGCCCTCCCCCACATTCAGGAGGTTCCCGAGGTCGGAGCTATATATCGTCGGCTCGTAACTTTCCACGGACACCGCTCTCAAAGCTGAGTATAGGGCTTCACCCCTAAACTTCTTTTTCCTGAGCTTGAACCGTCTAACCCTAAGCCTTTGAAGGGCCTTCTGACATTGAGGATTCCCGCATACCTTTCTAGGCCTTCCAAACCTGTAAGGTATCTCTGTTCCACATATCACACATTGTAGTCTCTTATCCATGAGTGAGGCCTCCTCCCCACGCCTCGAGTTTCCCACCAAGCTGCGGGGGCATTCAACCCTGATGGATCCATGAAATATAAGCCATGGACAACAATAAAAATGCTTCCAGCCTAGCCCGGCGAATTTAACGATCGGAAGAGGACGTATAAAATCCATAGTTGATAGCGATGGTGATCCAACCGTTATGGTGGACTCACGGCTCTCCAAGCTTGTGCGAATGGGGGTTTAACCCCCTCCCTTCCCGAGGAGACCCACCTCCATGGATTTGGCGCTGAGTATGATGTAGCCCAAGGCCGAAGTTGCTGAGGCTATAAGATATAGGCCTGCACCCGAGCTTAACCCTATGCTGGCGCTTATCCAGAGGGACGCGGCGGTGGTTATCCCCACCACTTTATCCCTCTCCCTTATTATGGCCCCAGCCCCTACGAATCCTATGCCCGCCACAACGTAGGCGGCAACTCTGGCTGGATCGGAGCCTGGGAACCCCTTCAGGGAGGCGAAGGTGAGGGCGGCTGAGCCTAAGGCTATGAGCATATGCGTCCTTAAACCGGCAGGTTTATGCGTCCTCTCCCTCTCATAGCCTATGGGGAAAGCCAAGCCAACCGCTAACAACAACCTAAATAAGCCTTCAAGCTCCGATTCCAGGATCATAGCGTCCTCCTCATTACTATTTTAGCTTCCATTCGGGATAAAAACTGATCCCTAGGTCGGATCGATGACTCGTTTGGAGGGGGCATCGAATGATCGATATCTCTGGTAGGCTGCCCCACGCCATCATGTTTGAGCCCTTAATTATTATGGCGCCCCTCAAGCCCTTAATCCTCTTAGCGGCGTTTATGCCGCTCCTAAGCCATGCTGGATCCGGGCCTTCTACCGCGTTGCATATCGCTGTGGCGGCTGCGTCCGCCAGGGCTGCATCGTCGGCTATAGCCGTGGCCGCATCGGCCTCCCCGAAGGTTAGCGCGTATCCCACGGAGGCTGAGCTCGTCCCTACCCCGATAGGTGGATCCCCGCCCCTGAGGGTGAGCGCGAGCTTGCCTGTGAACGGCGAAGGACCAGCATATATTCCTATCCTCGTCTCCCGGTTAACTTTGGCGTAGACCTCGCCTCCGTTCTCCAGGAGTATGTGGCTTGCCCCCACGCCGTCCAATGCAGCGTCTATCAGGGCTCCAGCCACGGCGGCCGATGGGCCCACACCAGCCCTGTGAGCGGCTTCAGCCATTATGAGGGCTGCCTCGGGCGCCGAGGGTTTGGGGTCTACTGGAGATAGGGATCTGAAGAATTCTGGGTGTATCCTCAGGTATATGTCGAGGAGCCTCCTAGCCCTATATAATCTATTTAAAATTTCTAAGCCCACATCCTTATCGTCCACCTTAAGGTACGCTCGTGTCTCCTTGTATGCCATATAAAGGGCGTATAGCCCCTCACGGCGTGTCATCCTTATCTCAGGAGGATTATGGCTCGCATGGGGCAAGCGTCGACGCACCTTCCGCATTGGATGCAGCCATCGGCGTTCACCCTAACGGTCAAGTCCAGCTCATCCCTGTATAAGGCGTCCACAGGGCATAGGGTGATGCAATGGCCGCAGCTCATGCACCTCTCATTTATCTCTATTAGGGTCCGCCGGTACGCCTTAACCCTCCTCCTCTCAAAGGCCTCGATGACTTCATCCGCCGCCTCATCGGGTATCTCTATTAGAACCCTGCCTCCATGCTCATCCACTTGAGCCCTAAGTATGTTCAGGAGGACCTTCTTCTCCAACGCGACGGAGGTTATGGCCGGCTCATTCACTATCTCGGTGTCGAATCTGAGTTCAACCTTCAAAATCTCCTCCTCCCTAAGGCCTTGGCTATCCCTTCAGCGGTTACTATCCCCATAACCCTACCATCTTTATCGACCACCGGCAGAGCCGATATCTTATGCTCCTCCATCTTCTGGATACATGACCCTAAGAGTTCTTCAGGCCTAACGGTTATAACCTTAGTCGTCATAACCTCTTTTAGGCTTCTAAAGCCTTCGGCGACGGCCCTGGTTACATCGAAGGATGTGACTATGCCCTTCAGATACCCCCCTTCATCCGTGACTAGTATATGGTTTACTTCCCCTCGGACTATCTTTTCAGCGGCTTCCCTCAGATCCTCATCCATGGAGCAGGTCACAGCGGATTCCATTACCATACGGGCTTCAGGCTCGCCCGTAACCTTCATGGGCTTGAACTCCACGTCGAGCGGCAGCCTCTCCACGGGCTCCGAGAGATAGAAGACCCCCGAGAGGATCCACTCCTTCAAGGTTTCGGCGATCTCCCTCGCAACCTTAAGGCTCGACAATGGTTGAACCGGGATCTCCCTACCATCCACCTCCAACTTCCCAGACTTCAACTCCCCATAGTTCGTGCGCTTCACTACGGGTCTAACCCTCCTCGGGACCCCGTAGTCCAGCAGATCGGTCCATATATCCTCATCCTTCAAGCCGGTTTTTTCAGCCAATCCAACGTTGAGTATCGGTATGGGAACCCCTATTCCCACGTATAGGGAGGTGCCGTATCCTGTGAAGGATGCCCCCCTCAGATATCTAGGGTTCATCCTCTTGAGGTCCCCCTTCACCATGAGGGTTCCGAACCTATTCTTAGGGTCATGCTGCGTCCCCTCCCCTATTATGTAGCCTATACCTCCCCCTAGGAAGATCCTCGTCCCCACCCCGATGGTTTCATAATCCGGATCGTTGGATAGGGGGCTTAGAAGGCCTGAGCCGCTGAAGGAGGCGTTCCCATAGTCCGGGAGGAGCTTGCCCATATAGGTATATATTACTTCGTCCCCGCTGTTCGTTGCCGCATTATATCGTTGATAAGCGTTCCTCGGGTTGCATAATATTGCCTGGTTCAGATCCTCTATGGTTATGTCGGTCTCCACACGCCGTCTAGGGTAGCAGTCGGTTCCATAAGCTTCAGCCTCCACGTGGATGGTCTTACCTGCGACCAGATCCTCGATGACGTGTCCTCCGCCGTACTCGAAGGGCCTTTCAGGATCCATCTTGGTGGCCCCTATATAGCAGTCCACGGCGGCGTTTCCATGGTACGCCTCCACCCCGTTCAAAGTCACCCTCTCCATCTTTATAGGCGGGTCGGAATGGCCGAAGTTTAGGAATGCGCCTGAGCTGCACATGGCTCCGAAGGTCCCGGTCGTAACCACATCCACCTCCTCGGCCGCCCTCTCAGGGCCCTTCTCCTCGACGATTATCCCCATCTCCTCGGCGGTTACGGCTACGACGGATCCCTCCTTTATCTTCTCGTTTATCTCCTCTATGGTTCGAATCCTCCTATTCCTAGCCAATGGCTCCACCCCTTTCTCGGCGGCGGTAATAGCGTATGATTCTAGTATTAATCTTTTTTTGAGATAAAAATTCTAATAGGAATCGGAGATAGGCTTAAATCCAATAGGAGAGAATAGTCCCAGGGGCTTAAAATGTCAACCATCGATTTGACGGGCGAGGCCATAAAAGGGATAGGGGCATCCGGGCAGTCGGAACATGAGATATTGAAGCCCGATTATAAAGGTCTGAACCTCTCGAGCATGGGGTCCACGATCCTGAAGATCCTGGGTATAGAGTCCGACGGATCGAAGCCCCTCCATGAAATGGAGCCCTTCAAGGGACATCTGGAAGACCTTTTCAAGCCCCAGCCTGAGAGGCTGATCTTAATACTGGTGGACAGCCTAAATCTAGAGCTCCTATCAAGCCTCGTAACCGGCTTGGAGCGTGCGAGGAAACCTTACTATGGGCTTTTGAAGGGCTTGGTGACATCGACGTTTCCATCCGTCACCCCGACCGCTCTAATGACCCTTTACACGGGCCTACCGCCCCTGGCCCATGGAGTCCTGGGATTCGAATTCTACCTCAAGGAAGCGGACAGGATAATAAACCCGTTCAAGCTCGACTCGAATGAAACGTTTCTGAAGGATGTATTCGGATCCGCAGGGAACTTATTCGAGGAGGCGGCTCAAAAGGGATTGGGTGTATGCACGTTCATGCCCCAGCATCTGTCATCCAGCCCCGCAAC
Proteins encoded:
- a CDS encoding 4Fe-4S binding protein, translating into MKVELRFDTEIVNEPAITSVALEKKVLLNILRAQVDEHGGRVLIEIPDEAADEVIEAFERRRVKAYRRTLIEINERCMSCGHCITLCPVDALYRDELDLTVRVNADGCIQCGRCVDACPMRAIILLR
- a CDS encoding UPF0280 family protein, with translation MAYKETRAYLKVDDKDVGLEILNRLYRARRLLDIYLRIHPEFFRSLSPVDPKPSAPEAALIMAEAAHRAGVGPSAAVAGALIDAALDGVGASHILLENGGEVYAKVNRETRIGIYAGPSPFTGKLALTLRGGDPPIGVGTSSASVGYALTFGEADAATAIADDAALADAAATAICNAVEGPDPAWLRSGINAAKRIKGLRGAIIIKGSNMMAWGSLPEISIIRCPLQTSHRSDLGISFYPEWKLK
- a CDS encoding alkaline phosphatase family protein, whose translation is MSTIDLTGEAIKGIGASGQSEHEILKPDYKGLNLSSMGSTILKILGIESDGSKPLHEMEPFKGHLEDLFKPQPERLILILVDSLNLELLSSLVTGLERARKPYYGLLKGLVTSTFPSVTPTALMTLYTGLPPLAHGVLGFEFYLKEADRIINPFKLDSNETFLKDVFGSAGNLFEEAAQKGLGVCTFMPQHLSSSPATHMMLKNVKVIGYRSLASINRSISGAKNTELFYIYYSRLDEVLHEEGPASRKVGDVIREVQTLIQGSLKKGFGVILLSDHSFIEVNRRVGVKAGKAKIASNGGRVIYVYDGDLLESYDGQGGFESFSRDQLLKEGWLGEGEYPGRIGETILIARDGCLLTCEGKDSGDKATHGGFLMEEMVAPLAIFSPL
- a CDS encoding translation initiation factor IF-2 subunit alpha, with the protein product MSREPEDVRDGYPEVGDLIIGTVKRIVGYGAYVSLDEYPGKEGLIHISEVSTKWVRNIKDHLREGEKLVLKVLRVDPSRGQIDLSLRRVTGREKVEKMLEWKREKKASSILKAAAEQLGGSFNLEELKEKLLSKYASVYEALEEAVEEGEKAFRGLELPKEWVQALAELAKAKIKLEESKVTATIELTCITPDGIDAIKESLMKAKEVKKPRRARIRAYTIGSPKYRIEAVAGSYPEAESLLNEAVKEAINVIKKHDGEGRRLG
- a CDS encoding MgtC/SapB family protein, coding for MILESELEGLFRLLLAVGLAFPIGYERERTHKPAGLRTHMLIALGSAALTFASLKGFPGSDPARVAAYVVAGIGFVGAGAIIRERDKVVGITTAASLWISASIGLSSGAGLYLIASATSALGYIILSAKSMEVGLLGKGGG
- a CDS encoding DNA primase small subunit PriS encodes the protein MEVDDFIKKWFSNYYRTNIDDVISPRSISKREFGFIIFKGRTMVRHRGFKDPGELKRFIIDLTPADAYHSSAYYERPEAGMDEKGWLGSDLIFDIDADHLSLPCKLRHDRWMCLGCGKAGVGDAPESCPKCGGKIREESWICEECLNTAKREVVKLTDFLTDDFGFSQEELHVNFTGHRGYHVHVISDKVSPLGREERKEIVDYVTGTGVDLSLLNLRRENSFLDAPNWMRKILGKLGSKDAVPKGKRQWIKAAQQAINEVSVKIDTVVTTDIHRLIRMEGTLNSKTGMKVVKIPLNRVDLFDPFKDAVAIKGGEAEVYVEEAPRFRLMDQEFGPYSKVKVELPIEAAVLLLCKGRAYPII
- a CDS encoding DNA replication complex GINS family protein, yielding MGGAYQKLIEAWDRELNSVELQPLCEDFYAEIKEYLEGLKVMGQEEASGIEGALRRRELERAESLFLDLMKRRAMKIFESLILGGAMPDQSKLTVEEKDAVKHLENFKKTLMEGGSLKPQTEKGIKEGREEGEGKLLLRLLKPLPKITGLDLKNYGPFETEDLATLPASNADPLIKRGIAVRVNWDEGGND
- the pcn gene encoding proliferating cell nuclear antigen (pcna); this translates as MFKAVISDAKLFRNLMSAVSTLVEEANFDLDPGGLKVRAMDPSHVAMVDLDLPKDAFQEYECSQYATVRLSLDGLIRLLKRAKPNETIEITYNVETRKIELTVKDEVKKEFRISTLEAVEEKAPTPKIAFRAKVKMASTSLKEIIEDAQAIGDSVAFEATPEKFTVLVEGELNAARFELDNDSPAVIEFAVDEPSKASFNLTYLADMVRAGASSSEILSLEFSTNMPLKLEFPLPQSGALSYYLAPRIEAE
- a CDS encoding 50S ribosomal protein L44e, whose amino-acid sequence is MKIAKEINAYCPRCKRHMEHEVSLYKKGRERALAEGARRHEREKHGYGGQKWPELKKHAKTTKKQLLKLKCKECGYIIYRLGKRLSKLQIE
- a CDS encoding RNA-protein complex protein Nop10, producing the protein MRWRIRRCKTCGEYTLKENCLRCNGETYIPHPARFSPKDSYVKYRRRPGGDDRPNPPSQ
- a CDS encoding DNA primase large subunit PriL, whose translation is MPSITELAKYPFMRKAAEYVKDLDLKMDELMTPQFSPILDRAKERVEQAIRRAEIHGWGQRDEIELLSFPAAMFIVGSLRKDRLTKRYALAEAKRAYRYLREEDLDTIRDIAEEFSWDLVELDEDPVRLGVHFADYLRNSIWIRESRWRLANRRVEGGRVILTRDECARLLQEEVRRRIEEKINGGVQVRFRDDIKPVLDELGQLCEALPSESIYVAGGEISLAAFPPCIKALYEDLASGRNVSHIGRFTLTSFLVNIGVSLDEVLKLFSGASDFDLEKTRYQVEHISGFRGAGRKYTPPKCATLRTHGLCANPDGTCSNMRHPLLYYKRKMDALARVKKFGS
- a CDS encoding 30S ribosomal protein S27e, giving the protein MSEADLIPRPRSLFLRVKCSSCGNEQIIFNRASTLIRCRVCDEALAEPTGGKARIKGEAMQELR
- a CDS encoding homocysteine biosynthesis protein translates to MRTIEEINEKIKEGSVVAVTAEEMGIIVEEKGPERAAEEVDVVTTGTFGAMCSSGAFLNFGHSDPPIKMERVTLNGVEAYHGNAAVDCYIGATKMDPERPFEYGGGHVIEDLVAGKTIHVEAEAYGTDCYPRRRVETDITIEDLNQAILCNPRNAYQRYNAATNSGDEVIYTYMGKLLPDYGNASFSGSGLLSPLSNDPDYETIGVGTRIFLGGGIGYIIGEGTQHDPKNRFGTLMVKGDLKRMNPRYLRGASFTGYGTSLYVGIGVPIPILNVGLAEKTGLKDEDIWTDLLDYGVPRRVRPVVKRTNYGELKSGKLEVDGREIPVQPLSSLKVAREIAETLKEWILSGVFYLSEPVERLPLDVEFKPMKVTGEPEARMVMESAVTCSMDEDLREAAEKIVRGEVNHILVTDEGGYLKGIVTSFDVTRAVAEGFRSLKEVMTTKVITVRPEELLGSCIQKMEEHKISALPVVDKDGRVMGIVTAEGIAKALGRRRF
- a CDS encoding transcription factor S, giving the protein MKFCPKCGIIMAPVKRENSIILRCPKCGFETKEADKALSRVRREKEKVIVIERKAQEIRTLPKARVECPRCGHNEAFYWIVQTRGADESSTQFFRCTKCGYTWREMS